Proteins co-encoded in one Methanothermobacter sp. genomic window:
- a CDS encoding transcription factor S: MEFCPKCGAIMFPDKKKFKCKCGYEKKITKELSNKYKIAEKIESKESVIFTGEDVKTLPTTKAECPKCGNKEAFWWMQQTRRADEAETRFLRCTKCKYTWREYD, translated from the coding sequence ATGGAATTTTGTCCAAAATGTGGAGCTATAATGTTCCCAGACAAAAAAAAGTTTAAATGTAAATGTGGATATGAAAAGAAGATCACAAAGGAATTATCGAACAAGTACAAGATAGCTGAGAAGATTGAAAGCAAGGAAAGCGTCATATTCACAGGTGAAGATGTTAAAACCCTCCCCACAACCAAGGCCGAATGTCCGAAATGTGGGAATAAAGAAGCGTTTTGGTGGATGCAACAGACAAGAAGGGCCGATGAAGCCGAAACCCGCTTTTTAAGATGCACCAAATGTAAATATACATGGAGGGAATACGATTAA
- a CDS encoding exosome complex RNA-binding protein Csl4 has protein sequence MKAKSGDFVFPGDSLAVIEEFVPAEGTYEEKGKIKSLFVGEVARDEKNKRIKVISKTETPPLLKEGVVVIGEVIEVKGQRALVKIHHVKGSSRAPVTSFVGAVHISQATNGYLSKLTEAFRIGDIVEARVSRLVGLTGIDLQTTQRGLGVIKAMCTRCRHFMKKAGKDEVVCPNCGNREKRKLSTDYRLK, from the coding sequence ATGAAGGCAAAATCTGGGGATTTTGTTTTTCCCGGGGACTCTTTAGCAGTAATAGAAGAATTCGTACCAGCAGAGGGGACATACGAAGAAAAGGGTAAAATAAAATCACTCTTTGTAGGCGAAGTTGCAAGGGATGAGAAAAATAAACGCATAAAAGTCATATCAAAGACAGAAACACCCCCACTATTAAAAGAGGGTGTAGTAGTCATCGGAGAAGTTATTGAAGTGAAGGGTCAGAGGGCCCTAGTGAAGATACACCATGTTAAGGGCAGTTCAAGAGCTCCCGTAACATCATTCGTGGGTGCAGTTCACATTTCACAAGCGACAAATGGCTACCTATCAAAGTTGACAGAAGCCTTTAGGATAGGTGACATAGTTGAGGCTCGTGTAAGCAGACTAGTGGGATTAACTGGTATAGACCTCCAAACCACCCAGAGAGGCCTTGGGGTTATAAAGGCTATGTGTACCCGTTGCAGACACTTCATGAAAAAAGCAGGAAAAGATGAGGTTGTCTGCCCAAATTGTGGAAACAGGGAGAAAAGGAAACTCTCCACGGATTATAGGCTCAAATAG
- a CDS encoding TIGR00375 family protein, which yields MIINADLHIHSCFSQATSQKMTIENIAPQAKLKGLDLVGTGDGFHPKWLKMIIETTEATEDGIYSHEDCDFIITSEVEDLRRVHHLLILPSIETAMELKEKLPSSNINKEGRPKVRMRGSEIMDLVHEYDGLIGPSHAFTPWTSLYKSYDSYKDCYGKAPDFLELGLSADTDMADRIKELQDIPFLTNSDAHSPWPHRLGREFNQLEVDEISFSSIKRSIIRKNICANYGFDPRLGKYHLTACTRCYKVYEPEEAIKLSMKCSCGGTIKKGVDYRIHEIATWKKPHHPSHRPPYIHIMPLAEIISMKHGKGVTTRHVQRIWGKLVEEFGNEIKALLDAPLDRIREVDGETALAIKAFRNGSLIIIPGGGGRYGEIRFPENTLDAYFK from the coding sequence ATGATAATAAACGCGGATCTACACATACACAGTTGCTTTTCTCAAGCAACATCCCAGAAGATGACAATAGAGAACATAGCCCCACAAGCAAAACTTAAAGGCCTAGACCTTGTAGGTACCGGTGACGGATTCCACCCCAAGTGGCTTAAAATGATCATAGAAACCACAGAGGCCACAGAGGATGGTATATATTCCCATGAAGACTGCGATTTCATAATAACAAGTGAAGTTGAAGACTTGAGACGAGTCCATCATCTCCTAATTTTACCATCCATAGAAACAGCCATGGAATTAAAAGAAAAGTTACCATCATCCAACATTAACAAAGAGGGCAGACCCAAGGTTAGAATGCGAGGGTCGGAGATAATGGACCTCGTACATGAATATGATGGTCTTATCGGCCCATCCCATGCATTCACACCATGGACCAGCTTATACAAATCCTATGATAGTTACAAGGACTGTTATGGCAAAGCACCTGATTTTCTGGAATTGGGCCTTTCAGCCGACACAGACATGGCTGACAGGATAAAAGAACTTCAAGACATACCATTTTTGACGAATTCCGATGCACATTCCCCTTGGCCGCACCGTCTCGGCAGAGAATTCAACCAATTAGAGGTAGATGAAATTTCTTTTTCTTCTATTAAAAGGTCTATAATAAGGAAGAATATATGTGCAAATTATGGTTTCGACCCAAGGCTTGGTAAATATCATCTCACAGCATGCACGCGCTGTTACAAAGTCTATGAACCTGAGGAGGCCATAAAACTTAGCATGAAATGTTCATGTGGTGGGACCATCAAAAAGGGTGTAGATTATCGGATCCATGAAATAGCCACATGGAAAAAGCCACATCATCCAAGCCATCGCCCACCTTATATCCATATCATGCCACTTGCCGAAATAATTAGCATGAAGCATGGGAAGGGTGTTACAACACGTCATGTCCAGAGGATTTGGGGAAAACTTGTAGAAGAGTTCGGCAATGAAATAAAAGCGCTCCTTGACGCTCCATTAGATAGAATAAGGGAAGTAGATGGCGAAACCGCCCTTGCAATAAAAGCTTTTAGGAACGGTTCCCTCATCATAATACCTGGTGGTGGGGGCAGATACGGTGAAATAAGATTTCCAGAAAACACCTTGGACGCTTATTTCAAATAG
- a CDS encoding DNA-directed RNA polymerase subunit L, translating to MKIIRDEKDEMEIIFEGETHTLCNALRKILLEDETVKAVAYSIDHPIIGEPHMYIRGDNPRKSLKRAAKTLKEKSKEFKDLIKRSSP from the coding sequence GTGAAGATTATCCGCGATGAAAAAGATGAAATGGAAATAATATTTGAAGGTGAAACCCACACACTCTGTAATGCTTTGCGTAAAATACTATTAGAAGACGAAACCGTGAAAGCTGTGGCATATTCCATAGACCATCCCATAATAGGGGAACCCCACATGTACATAAGAGGGGATAACCCGCGAAAATCCCTTAAAAGAGCGGCTAAGACGCTTAAAGAAAAGTCTAAAGAATTCAAGGATCTTATAAAGCGGTCTAGTCCATGA
- a CDS encoding proteasome assembly chaperone family protein: protein MKETIIKVLEEVKLDQPIFIEALPGIGHVGKLAADHIIDELEATKFAELYSPSFPPQVLVDDNGIIEPMKNEFYYLKSVGKEKRDYIILIGNTQGLSPEGQYEICGMILDFVEKHGVKEIYTLGGLATGQPVEVSKVYGAATNIELAKKLKKHGVILRSADGGIIGASGLLLGMGSLRGMEGVCLMGETPGYYIDAEAARALLNVLMELLNLEIDTEKLEERARETRKMISKAQQMEQEMIERMTLKPGEEDLRYIG, encoded by the coding sequence ATGAAAGAAACAATAATAAAGGTTTTAGAAGAAGTGAAATTAGATCAGCCAATATTCATAGAAGCTCTACCAGGTATAGGACACGTGGGAAAATTAGCCGCTGATCATATCATCGACGAATTAGAGGCCACTAAATTCGCAGAACTTTACTCACCATCATTTCCTCCACAAGTTCTAGTGGATGACAACGGCATTATAGAACCTATGAAAAACGAATTTTATTACCTGAAATCAGTCGGCAAAGAAAAAAGAGACTACATAATACTAATTGGTAACACACAAGGACTTTCACCAGAAGGACAATATGAAATCTGTGGCATGATACTAGATTTTGTGGAAAAACATGGCGTCAAAGAGATATACACCCTCGGAGGATTAGCCACAGGCCAACCAGTCGAAGTTTCAAAAGTCTACGGCGCCGCCACCAACATAGAGCTTGCCAAAAAATTAAAAAAGCATGGAGTCATTTTAAGGTCAGCTGATGGTGGTATAATCGGTGCCTCAGGTTTACTACTAGGAATGGGAAGTCTCAGAGGGATGGAAGGCGTCTGTCTCATGGGTGAAACACCAGGATATTATATAGATGCCGAGGCCGCGAGAGCACTGCTCAACGTCCTCATGGAATTACTAAACTTAGAAATAGACACCGAAAAACTTGAAGAAAGAGCTAGGGAAACCCGTAAGATGATATCAAAGGCTCAGCAAATGGAACAAGAAATGATAGAGAGGATGACGCTCAAACCAGGCGAAGAAGACCTCAGATACATAGGCTGA
- a CDS encoding NUDIX hydrolase, with amino-acid sequence MKIYKNPLLTVDIVIICPDDNIILIKRKKDPYKGFWALPGGFVEYGEKVEEAALREAYEETGLKVELDHLLGVYSDPDRDPRGHVISICFIAHQIGGKLKADTDASEVSKFRWEELKKIKLAFDHATILKDAYKFIKNYKK; translated from the coding sequence ATCAAAATATACAAGAATCCTCTGCTAACAGTGGATATTGTTATCATCTGCCCCGATGATAATATCATACTCATCAAAAGAAAGAAAGACCCATATAAAGGGTTCTGGGCGCTTCCAGGCGGCTTCGTAGAATATGGGGAGAAAGTTGAGGAAGCAGCTTTAAGAGAAGCATATGAAGAGACAGGCTTAAAGGTAGAGTTAGATCATCTTCTAGGTGTTTATTCAGATCCAGATCGCGACCCCCGTGGACATGTTATAAGCATATGTTTCATAGCCCATCAAATTGGTGGAAAATTAAAGGCAGATACAGATGCCAGTGAAGTTTCCAAGTTCAGATGGGAAGAACTGAAGAAGATAAAATTAGCATTTGATCATGCCACAATACTCAAGGATGCATACAAATTCATAAAAAATTATAAAAAGTAA
- a CDS encoding 50S ribosomal protein L44e: MKIPKERRTYCPHCRKHTIHEILESKRRKASELKWGQRQFRRVTAGYRGYPRPLPSGNKPVKKLDLRLKCKECGKSHTKRRTFRVGRVEFTT; this comes from the coding sequence ATGAAGATTCCAAAGGAAAGAAGGACTTACTGTCCACATTGTAGGAAACACACCATCCATGAAATACTAGAGTCAAAAAGGCGTAAAGCAAGCGAATTAAAATGGGGTCAGAGACAATTCAGGAGGGTTACCGCAGGTTACAGGGGATATCCAAGACCATTACCCTCAGGTAATAAACCCGTGAAAAAATTAGACTTACGCTTAAAATGTAAAGAATGCGGAAAATCCCACACAAAAAGAAGAACATTCAGAGTTGGAAGAGTCGAATTCACCACATAA
- the pcn gene encoding proliferating cell nuclear antigen (pcna) encodes MFKAELNDPNILRTSFDAISSIVDEVQIQVDSEGMRLDALDRSHITFVHLELHKELFDEYECPEPEKINIDTEELMKVLRRARAGDRLIMTSDDTNLILTFEGEATRQFKIRLIDIEYETPQPPEIGYENEFEVPFSLLKDAIADIDIFSDKITFKVDEEKFIVSATGEFGDAMIEYYHGEKIKEPARSVYSLDKIKEMLRADRFSETAIINLGNDMPLKLTLKMPNDEGELSFLLAPRLEAEE; translated from the coding sequence ATGTTTAAGGCGGAACTGAATGACCCTAACATTCTACGGACAAGTTTTGATGCTATTTCATCGATTGTTGATGAAGTCCAAATACAAGTAGACAGTGAAGGCATGCGATTAGATGCCCTTGACAGGAGCCATATAACCTTCGTACACCTTGAACTTCATAAAGAACTTTTTGATGAATACGAATGTCCAGAACCTGAAAAGATCAACATAGATACAGAGGAACTCATGAAGGTCCTCAGACGCGCCCGGGCAGGTGATCGTCTAATAATGACAAGTGATGATACCAACCTTATATTAACCTTTGAAGGCGAGGCCACACGCCAATTCAAGATAAGATTAATAGATATCGAGTATGAAACCCCTCAGCCCCCAGAGATAGGATATGAAAACGAGTTTGAGGTTCCATTTTCGCTTTTGAAAGATGCGATAGCAGATATCGACATATTCTCTGATAAGATCACATTCAAGGTTGACGAAGAAAAATTCATAGTATCTGCCACAGGAGAATTTGGCGATGCCATGATAGAATATTATCATGGCGAAAAAATAAAAGAACCCGCGAGAAGCGTATATTCACTCGACAAGATCAAAGAGATGCTAAGAGCCGACCGCTTTTCTGAAACAGCCATTATAAACCTTGGAAATGACATGCCCCTCAAGTTAACATTAAAAATGCCAAATGATGAAGGCGAATTAAGCTTCCTCCTTGCACCACGCTTAGAAGCCGAAGAATAA
- a CDS encoding 30S ribosomal protein S27e, giving the protein MFYESRSNFLRVKCLDCGNQQIVFDRAASYVQCIICGKTLVEPTGGKAKIKAQILEVLD; this is encoded by the coding sequence ATGTTCTATGAGAGTAGGAGCAACTTTTTACGGGTTAAATGCCTAGATTGTGGAAACCAACAGATAGTATTCGACAGGGCCGCATCCTATGTACAATGCATAATATGTGGTAAAACATTAGTTGAACCAACTGGTGGCAAAGCAAAAATAAAGGCCCAGATCCTAGAGGTTTTAGACTAA
- a CDS encoding DUF99 family protein, which produces MKEKRFRKIKSEIRILGIDDAPFTPHTKDDVLVVGTVFRGGSWLDGVLTTHIKVDGTDSTSKIIEMVKNSRHFDQLGVIMLDGITLGGFNVVDVEKVFKDTGLPIIVVIRKIPDFKRIKKALKGKFEDWERRWDAIKRAGEIYPVKVEDTIYIQVKGIKLEDAIEIVKISTTRSAIPEPIRAAHLIAAGVEKGESKGNA; this is translated from the coding sequence ATGAAAGAGAAAAGATTCAGGAAGATAAAATCCGAGATAAGAATTTTAGGGATCGATGACGCCCCATTCACGCCCCATACTAAAGATGATGTTCTGGTTGTTGGCACAGTCTTTAGGGGCGGTTCATGGTTGGACGGTGTTCTAACAACCCATATAAAAGTTGATGGAACTGATTCTACATCTAAGATAATTGAAATGGTTAAAAATTCAAGACACTTCGACCAATTGGGTGTTATAATGCTAGATGGGATAACACTAGGCGGTTTCAATGTCGTTGACGTGGAAAAGGTATTCAAAGATACTGGTTTGCCGATTATAGTTGTTATAAGGAAAATACCTGATTTTAAAAGGATAAAGAAGGCCCTCAAAGGAAAATTTGAGGATTGGGAGCGGCGATGGGATGCTATAAAAAGGGCTGGTGAAATATACCCAGTAAAGGTTGAGGACACCATCTACATACAAGTGAAGGGTATAAAATTGGAGGATGCCATAGAGATAGTTAAGATTTCAACAACAAGGAGCGCGATCCCAGAGCCTATAAGAGCAGCCCATCTTATCGCAGCAGGAGTTGAAAAGGGCGAATCCAAGGGTAACGCCTAG
- a CDS encoding translation initiation factor IF-2 subunit alpha, which yields MVRRRKEWPEEGELVVATVHKVLSYGAFAKLEEYPGKEAFIHISEVSSGWVKNIRDFVRENQKIVARVLRVNPEKGHVDASMKRIRDDQRRKKIQTWKIEQKAEKFLELAAKSLGKNLDQAYEEVGYDLMDIFGDLYGAFETAADEGEKALIEEGIPKDWAKAITKVAKKNIKPPEVQVTGYVDIKSYAPNGIEIIKKALKAAQKVGAVVQAVGAPRYRLVVKSTDYPTAEKKLKKAAEKCIDIITKEGGKGEFHRELT from the coding sequence ATGGTTAGAAGGAGAAAAGAGTGGCCTGAAGAAGGTGAATTAGTAGTTGCAACTGTACATAAAGTTTTAAGTTATGGTGCATTCGCAAAACTTGAAGAATATCCTGGTAAAGAAGCTTTCATACACATTTCAGAGGTTTCATCTGGTTGGGTTAAGAATATAAGAGATTTTGTCAGGGAAAATCAAAAGATCGTAGCTAGGGTGTTAAGAGTCAACCCTGAAAAGGGACATGTCGACGCTTCCATGAAACGTATAAGAGATGATCAGAGACGTAAAAAGATACAAACTTGGAAGATTGAACAAAAGGCTGAAAAGTTTTTAGAATTAGCAGCTAAAAGTCTAGGTAAAAACCTTGATCAAGCCTATGAAGAAGTAGGCTATGATCTGATGGACATATTCGGCGATCTTTACGGTGCATTTGAAACAGCAGCAGATGAAGGTGAAAAAGCATTAATAGAAGAGGGAATCCCCAAAGATTGGGCTAAGGCGATTACCAAAGTCGCTAAGAAGAATATAAAACCCCCAGAGGTTCAAGTAACTGGTTATGTTGATATTAAATCCTATGCACCTAATGGTATAGAGATAATTAAAAAGGCCCTCAAGGCTGCTCAGAAAGTAGGGGCAGTTGTACAGGCTGTTGGAGCACCCCGTTACCGTTTAGTAGTTAAATCGACAGATTATCCAACAGCCGAAAAGAAGCTTAAAAAGGCCGCGGAGAAGTGTATAGATATCATAACGAAAGAAGGAGGAAAAGGAGAATTCCATCGTGAATTAACATGA
- a CDS encoding RNA-protein complex protein Nop10 — protein sequence MKMRKCSSCGEYTLKEKCPYCGIKTRNVAPPKYSPEDKYGKYRRILKKQMLFNK from the coding sequence ATGAAAATGCGAAAATGTTCTTCTTGTGGAGAATACACATTAAAAGAAAAATGCCCATATTGTGGGATTAAAACAAGGAATGTAGCCCCGCCAAAATATTCCCCAGAGGATAAATATGGGAAATATAGGCGCATTTTAAAAAAACAAATGCTATTTAACAAATAA